The genomic stretch GGCGCCCATCCCCGACACCGGGGAGAGCGCCCTCGAACACCCACGCCTCGTCAACTGCCTCGCGGCCGTTCAAGCCTTCGGCTTGTAGAAGAGCGTGATGGTCAAACAGTGGAACTCCTTGTCGGAGGACTGCGTCACCACCCTGTCGACCACCTCGAGGTTGGAGTTCTCCTTGAGCCACTTGGTGATGTTCTCACCCATGTTCTCGCGGTCACGCGCGAGCGTGGTGGAGAACACCTTGACGCCCGTGAAGCTGATAACGCCCATTCCGACCCTCGTCATAAACCAGAGATTCTGGACGTTTACCCCGAGACGATTCCGCCATCAAGAATCGGGCCCGACAATCCGGCCCTTGCGCGTCCTGGGCATCCCACCCGGGAGGTGGGCTCCCGGGCCTCGCACGGAGCGCGCGGGCCCGGGGGCTGGGACTTCACCGGCCGCTGGCGGCCTTGCGCGACAGGCAGGTGACCTCGTCCTTGCAGGCCGGGCCAATGCCCTCGGGGTGTGCCGTCAGGGGCGTCTTGTCGCTCTCCTCCACGCCACACACCACGCACTTGCGCTTGCGGTTGCGACGCTCGGCGCGGCGCTGCTCCGCGATGGCCTTGGCCCGCTCACGCGCCGTCTTCGCGTCCACCTCGTTGCTCATCTCGCGTCCTGGTTGGAAGTCCTGTGCCATCAGAGCGCCTCGACGAGCACCGCGATGCCCTGGCCGCCACCGATGCAGGCGGACCCGATACCATAGCGGGCGCCGCGACGCTTCAGCTCGTACACCAGCGTGGTGGTGATGCGCGCGCCGGAAGCCCCCAGCGGGTGCCCCACGGCGATGGCGCCGCCGTTGACGTTGGTGCGCTCGCGGGGCAGCCCCAGCTCCTTCTCCACCGCCAGGTACTGCGGCGCGAAGGCCTCGTTGACCTCGAAGAGGTCGATGTCCGACAGCTGACACTGGGCGCGCTCCAGCAGCTGGCGGATGGCCGGCGCGGGGCCGATGCCCATGATTTTCGGATCGCACCCGGAGACGCCCCAGTTGACGAGCCGGCCAATGGGCTGCAGGCCGTGCTTCTTCACGAAGCTGCCGGTGGCCATCACCATGGAGCCGGCGCCGTCGCAGATGCCGCTGGCCGCGCCCGCGTGCACCACGCCGTCCTTCTTGAAGACCTTGGGCAGCTTGCGCAGGCTCTCCACCGTCGTCTCCGGGCGGTTGTGCTCGTCCCGGGACACCACCGTCTCGCCCTTCTTCGTCTTCAGCGTGACGGGGGCGATTTCATCCTGGAAGCGGCCCGCCTCCTGCGCGGCGGCGAAGCGCTTCTGGGTGAGGACGGCGTACTCGTCCACCTGCTCCTGCGTGAGCGAGTAGTCCACCGCGAGTTGCTCGGCGGTGAGCGCCATGGCCTGGCCGGTGTAGCTGTCGGTGAGGGCCGTCCACAGCATGTCCTCCAGGCTGCCCTTGCCCAGCGGCAGGCCCCAGCGGGCGCCGCGGATGACGTGGGGCGCCTGGCTCATGGACTCGGTGCCACCGGCCAGCACGACGGAGGCCTGCTCGGTGAGCATCAGCTCCGCCGCCGTGACGAAGGCCTGGAAGCCGGAGCCACACAGCCGGTTGACGCCCAGCGCGGGCACGGGGACGGGGACGCCGGTGCGCAGGCCCACGTGGCGCGGCAGGTAGATGGCATCCGCGCTGGTCTGCACCACGTTGCCGTAGACGACGTGCTGGACGTCCTCCGGAGACACCTTCGCCTGGGCCAGCGCGGCCTTCGCCGACTCCACGGCGAGGTCGGTGGCGCTGAGGTCCTTCAGGCTTCCCCCGTAGGTACCGAACGGGGTGCGCTTGCCGGACAGGAAGTAGATTTCCTCGTTCTTGGACACGCTCTTCATGGTGGTCGTCTACCTACTCTCATGGGGCGCGCGGTGCACGCGCGCCGTGACGTCGTGACGTGTGGGACGGGCGGGCCTAGGGCGCGCGCGGCCCGAAAAAGGCGCTGGCGACGATGGCAAGCGCGATGACGGTCCACAACAAACCTTGAAGGTTCTGTCTCCGGATTTCCTTGCGGCCGAGCCCCTGGTACCAGGAACGCCCGGCGGCCACCCTGCCTTCCCAGGTGAAATCCCCGGCGGGCTGCAACCCGTCCAGGCGGCGCAGGTGCGCGCGCAGCAGGCGGTCGGGCGGAGCGTCCTCCAGTGAACCCGTCAGGTAGACGCCGGGGACCTCCAGCGCAGGGCGCCGGTAGTCCGCGGTGATGACGAAGCCCCCGGAAGCCAGGGGCGTGAGAAGGTACAGCCGGGGCACGCCGCCCTGCCCCGCATGGAGCGTGGCGAAGACGCGCTCACCCGGGTGGGCCCAATCGTAGGAGCGCGTGGCGCGCTGGAGGCGCGGCTTCTCCTCGTGGCTGCCCAGCGGCACGAACCCCAGCGCCTGGAGCTGGTTGGCGCGCCCCGACAGCTCCAGGGGCAAATCCATCTGGTCCGCGGGCGCCTCGGGCTCCACCCGCACGCTGGACGGGAAGAGGAAGAGGATGCTGCGCCACAGATTCATGGACAGCAGCACGAGCGCCAGCACCAGGCCGGCGACGACGATGCCCAGTTCGGCGAGGACGTTCATGAAGGGAGGACCTCCAGGTGCATCGCCCCCCACGCCAT from Myxococcus xanthus encodes the following:
- a CDS encoding acetyl-CoA C-acetyltransferase is translated as MKSVSKNEEIYFLSGKRTPFGTYGGSLKDLSATDLAVESAKAALAQAKVSPEDVQHVVYGNVVQTSADAIYLPRHVGLRTGVPVPVPALGVNRLCGSGFQAFVTAAELMLTEQASVVLAGGTESMSQAPHVIRGARWGLPLGKGSLEDMLWTALTDSYTGQAMALTAEQLAVDYSLTQEQVDEYAVLTQKRFAAAQEAGRFQDEIAPVTLKTKKGETVVSRDEHNRPETTVESLRKLPKVFKKDGVVHAGAASGICDGAGSMVMATGSFVKKHGLQPIGRLVNWGVSGCDPKIMGIGPAPAIRQLLERAQCQLSDIDLFEVNEAFAPQYLAVEKELGLPRERTNVNGGAIAVGHPLGASGARITTTLVYELKRRGARYGIGSACIGGGQGIAVLVEAL